The sequence below is a genomic window from Falco rusticolus isolate bFalRus1 chromosome 8, bFalRus1.pri, whole genome shotgun sequence.
CATGAACTGAAGGAAAACTAAAGAATGTACTCCAATTTATAAATAGAAGGTAAACAAAACTATTATGCACGCTACTCATCTAAAATATCCATAGTAAAAATGCCAGGTTTCAGAATTCAAAAGATTTTAGTATtacaagctttaaaaataaacagcttttaaatatatctgaatATATATCATGGTTTATATACTACTTAGGAAAGAAAGATACAATACTAGAATTCAGTGCCAGTAATTTACAAATATACATACCAACAAAGGAAAGATATGTAAAGATTTAGAAAGCCACATGCATCTTTTCTAATTCAGTATTAGACAGGCATCTTCCCCAGCATGCAGGAATACGCTGAGACAGAGGACAGGTATGCTGTAGGAAAATAATACTGTCTTGAAGTGCTACCTAGAACAAACAGTTAACATTAGTATTAGAGTTAAGGAACATACTTTTATTTGTGTCAGTGTTTTTCCTGTTAACAGACCTACTTACGGGAAAATTCATCCCTAATAAACTTCACTGGCTACAGTGGAATTGTACGAAAGACAAAATTGGTGCATGGATTCCTGACACATCACTATCAAACAATTATCATAGAGCAGGAAGTaccttttcacagaaattactACACCCAAGTCAGAGCCAAGTTTGTTATTTACAATTAAAGAGTGCTGAAACACTGCATAAAACtctggaactttttttttggtaagtaGATTGCACACTTAAGCATTATAAAGTCAAATCGGATTTCACGCATTGTACTGTGCAATTATTACGTAATGTGATGATATTGTCCATTATCTATCCACAATGtaagcagtatttaaaacaaattatttctgcttagGTTAATTCTGTGGCATGCACTGGATTACACTGCATTTTACTCAGAAGATGCAGAATATCATTGAAAGGCTAAGCAGGTAGGAGTCAAAAAATAGAAACTATCACGAGTAGAATATAATAATTAAGACCAAAAAACGCTTACGTCAAgatcttccttttgctgtcagTTTTTCATATTATGTCAATACTTGGAAAAGCACATTGGGTGTCACATACTGAATTCTAATGCAAACTGCAGGGCCTGGGTATGGGTCTATGAAGTGGAATACTTAAACTGCATAGGAATGAGCAGGATTAGGCTCCACAGCTGCAGTAATCACCTTCAGCGCCTCCAAAAATAACGGCAGCACCAATTCTTAACAGTCATTTACATTACTGTATGTTTGAAAGGGTAacacagagaaaagacagaGTTCTAGtattaaaacttcttttttttaccgTATCCTTGTTGTCCATATGCTAATGATGGAGGAATGATCACTTTCCGTTTTTCTCCAGGACACATACTCATCATAGCAATATCTAACCCTTTTATGACTTGTCCAACACCCAGAACGAACCATTTTGGATGACCTTCATTTTGTGTCCGACTATTAAAAAGAATTGTGAGTGGATAACAgtcaatttatttatttattttttaaaataaaaataacttgaaattAGCAGTCAGTGAGAACATACGTTAGATTATTAGCACACAAGAATGTTTATAGAGtgcaagaataaaaaatattaacacttttttctgccacatttataattaatttaagGTCAAATCTTGGGATGTGTAAGGGGCAACCTCTTCTGAAATCAAAAACCCTTAACACACATCAAGTACACTTTACGTCAGAAACAAGGTGCCACTGCAGGAAGTCTGCAACGAGTGCTGGTAGCAATTCACTGCTAAAGGTGTCTTCAAGCAGTTCACAGCACTGTaggatgggatgggacgggaCGGAGCATGCAGGTGTGTGTTGGGGGAACCTGCAATCTTGGCTACAGTACTGTGTGCTCACCCACCGCTCTGTTCAGTTTAGATATTCAGTGCTTCAGGCTGCTTCTGGTCACATGAGGCATCCCTGGTATGGGAGCTATACTCAGCGGCAACTGAGCAGCGTGTAGCTCAAAACTCGGAGGGCAACACTGTATGTGCCAAAATAAGTCACTTCAgtgggcaaagaaaaaaaaaaaaagcaagtaaaatggCACTGCTAAATGTAGAATTATCCTGTATTGATTTCTTCCTAAATGATACATGTGGGGGAACAAATCAAGATTTTGTCATAAACCAGGCTACTGTCTGATCTGTCCAAATAGCCAGATCTGTCCAAATACCTGAAGGATAGAAGACTCTCCTCTGTAGTTCTGAACAGGTGAGTTCTGCCTCACTAGTAGGATGGACCAGTATTAAAAGCaaggtactttaaaaataaagcctttgcACAACCGTTTCTGTGCAAAGCAAGCTAAACCAAGCCAAAACAGCCTGACGACAGATGGGTGGGACAAAGCGAAAAAGCAAAAGCCTAATGCCGGAACCGGGGCGAAGAGGAAGGCAGAACAAATCGAGGAGGGATGCAGCGACAGGGATGGGGCACAGCGCCTGCAGCCCGGACCGTGAGGCGGCTGCCCCGCACCGTGCCAGCTGTGTGCATGTCTCCCTGTCCCGGACAGCCAGCCGCCGGCCctgccggccgccccgccggcccgcgACCCCCGGCACAGGCCGCAGCGCAGGGCAGGCGCCAGCGCGGTGGGGATTATTTTCCCCTGCCAAAGCGGTTCTCCGTGTGTCGGCTCTCGGCCACCCTCGCCGGCCCCCTCGCTGCGGCGGGCCGCCGGCCTCAAGTTCGGCTCTGGCCTCCAGCGCACCCCAGCGCCGGTCCCTCCTGCCCCCGGCAGCCCTGAAAGCGTTCAGCGTCGGCTGAGGGAAAACAAGTGCCGGGAAGGGGGAAGCCGCTAACGCTGAGGCGGCGAGCGCGGCCGGCCGCCGTGCCAGGCCacggggcagcggggcgggcaggCTGCGCCACGTCGGCGGCCGGAGCCGGAGCTGGTGCCCTGGGGCCCACCTGCAGTAAAACTTGGATCCGTCGCTGGCCAGGAAGCCGTCGTAGTGCGCGTTCAGCAGGTCCCCCTTCTTGCTCTTGGGGCTGCAGGCCTCGGGCAGGTGCAGCACCTCTATTTTGACCTCctccgccgcggccgccgcgccgccctcGGCCCGAGCCGGGGCGGCCAACAAGGCCAGcggcaggaggagcaggggcagcGCAGGGGCCATGTCGCTACGAGGAGGTCGCCGGCGTGGCACTGTCCCCGCTGggcctggggcggggggggcgggggctgaGCCTGCGCCGCGGCACGGTCCCAGCCTCCCCGGGCGCGGGGATGAGGCCGGGGCCGGGCCAGGcagccgcggggcgggcggtgcTGCGGACCGGCCCCCTCTGCTCAGGAAGTGAAAGGGACGTcagggccggcagggccggCAGCCCCGGAGGGTGCCGGGGGCGCATGGGAGGTGCGGAGCGCCCCGCGGGGCGGGTggcgccccggggccgccgctgccgccgcgccTGAGCTGAGCGGCTCCGCCTCCGCGCGCAGGGAGTAGCGGCGCGGGGACGGGAGGCGAGAGCCCatccccgcggcggcggcggccgcccgtTCCCCGCGGCGGCGCAGGAGGATGCGGCCCGGCGCCGGGCTCTGAGCGATGGAGGGGGTCCTCTACAAGTGGACCAACTACCTGGCGGGTaggcggccgcggcgggggctggggcggcgggggcgcctCGGCCGCTCGGCGCAGGGTCCCGGCCTCCCGCGGCAGCCGTTCCTAACGCGCCGGCGGGGAAGCTGCCGGGCGCTTGCGCTCAGAGGCGCGGCGCTGGGagcggcccggcggggctgccggcggccCTGAGGCGGCTGGCGCGGcgggggctgggccgggggccggcgcgcggCGGCGGTCGCGCTTCCGTGTGCGTGGCGCGGGGTGGCGGCAGGCCGGGCCCGGCCGAGCCCTTTcgcccctgccccgcagcccggcgggCACCGGCGCGGCCCCCGGGCGGCCTCACGGCCCAGACGTGCCCGGCCCCCGCCGTCCGCCGCTGGGAGCGGGGCGGCCAGGGACCGCCGGAGAGCCGGCCTGCGGCCCCCCGGGTGGGTCGGGGGCTCCTGCCGGGaccggcggcggggaggcgcCGCCTGAGGTGCCGCGTTCTAACGGCCCCGCTGAGGGACTGTCCCCTCCGCCTGTGCCCGCTCAGAAATAGCGCTGCTTTGCAGCCCGCAAACTTGGAAGGTGTCCTTGCTCGCAGTTCCGGAATCACTTAGGATTGCGTCTTTTAATCCCAAGTGTTAGCACTTAGATGTAAAAGTCCGTGTTctcttaatttgcttttgaatggtGTTTTTTGTGAGGCTGGTGCTCCTGTATGCTAACctgtaaaacataaaaaaactCTAGTTCTGGGAGAGGTttcacaaaatgtattttcagaagcGCTGCAGATGAAGATGCACCTAATGCCTGCATTTGCCATCAAAGCTCCGGTTCTGTTTGCCTCACCCTCTGCCCTAACAGACACCACCTCCCTCTGGAGAGCGCAATGGGTAGATGGTGCTGTCCAggtgaaacatttcttttctgacacTAATAGGACTAATTGTCCCCCCAGAGCAGATCAGTGTTGGATCATGTACCGTGCTTAATCAGGCCTTGTGTTTGACTGCTTTGGCGATATTTTCTGTGCCCTCTTGTTCACTGGCACTTCATATGTGCTGTCCTTACTTCAGCATATTCAGATTTTGAGCGTGGAGTGGTATGAAACTCTGTTCTGAGCATTTATAAGGATGTGGGCCACGTTGCAAAGACACTGTGTGCTTGCTGTGTGAACTGAAGTGTACAGAGCGTATCTTGCATTTTGCATAGCAAATACGTGACCGCTTATACTGGCCTTCTGGTGAAAGAGAACACTTGTACTGTAATTAAATAGATATTTAAGAAGATACATGTGTCACTAATTCACAATAAATGtggagaaaatacaggaaaaattgCAATTATGAAAGAAGTAACAAGtacatgtttcttttcaaaatagaGTGGAAATTGTCACTTATGTGACCAGAAATGTCACTGTCGCAGAAGGTAAAAAAGTCACAGGTAATGAGCCCATGTGATGTTTGATATAAACTTCCCATTTGAAGTCTGTTATTTAATAAGTAAATATTCCATAGTAACTGTGAATGCTGTGCACACAATAGACTGTTCCATCAACGTGCAGCTAACTTCTGCTGAAAGGTCAGTAGCCCTCTAAAATCAGCAGAACCCTTCCTTCTGTGCGCTGGCCAAGTGAGAGCACTTGCTCTTGCATTTCAGAATTACAGTGTGTCAGGAATTCCCTACAATTTCAAGAATATAGGAGGGTagcaaattttttaaattttttaaaaagtgatctAATCATATTAGTggaactttaaaattttattactaACTTTCTTGTTACCCTGCTATCTGTTTTTGTAACCAGAGATAGGCTGTAGTAGTTGTGGTCATTAATGGTAGAAGCCAAGCAGCAAAAGAGCTTGTCACTGTTGCTGAGGCATTGtggaaaatattcaaaatgttttctccttcattaaaagcaaaccagaaataaatacagctctccccctgcccccctcccccccccccccccctccagtaATACAGTATCTAAGAATTTGTGAGGTTCgaatttattaaatactttatcAAACATGGGATGCTGTTCAATTTTGAATCAGAAGAggtggttttgttctttagcTTGCTTCTGTGAGGCACTTGGGAGTCTTAAgtcctttgcttctgttttttccagtacCAGCATCATGTGAGTCTGCAATAATCATCTCTGTTTTATCAGAATCAGGCTGTTGAGACAGGGATCTACTTACCCACCCCTGCATGTGCTTAGGAGATAAGGGCAGCACAGAGTCAACATTTTGCAAcactgtagcagaaaaaaacccacatcagTGCATTTCTGAGCTTTGTTTTACGGGTCCACTCATGATTGTGTGCATTTTCTTTGAGTATGAGTGGTGATGTACGCAcagaatttgaaatatttcctatGGGAGTTGGAATCCCTCAATGTTTATACTTCTTTTACATTCAATTTTAATATCTGAGTGTCGATCTGCCTATTAGTTACCACTCTGCATTTTGAAAGGCACAGACACTTACcattaaagcaaataaataaaaaaaaattagttgcaTGTTGTTATTTCCTTATCATGGGATTGAGACATGATGTAATGGGGCCCGGTCTTACACTTCTTGAATTAGTGTTGAAACTCATAATGACTTAATGTGAGTAGTCGGAGGCCTTTAGCTGATTTTCAGGAGTCTGGTACCTGATTAAGCCTCCTGGTCTGAATGGGTGCAGCTTGCTTCATTGGAATGGCGATTGCGAAGTGCCGTGGATCACACCTTCGTATCGCCAGCTGTGTTGAGCTCTTGGCCACGCAGTTGTTGCCATTCCAAACCCTAAGCCAAGCAGGAAGCTAAAGTTTCGTGTTGACTTGTAAAACAGAGGGATAATCTGCTCCTATTGTACAGCTGACCCAGACTGTAATGGGCCAGCGTAATTGTTACactactaaaatattttagttcttGCAGTTAGTATTAAAAATTAGGGCGCCTATTCCAGTGAGTGTTGAGTTTTATGAAatagctgttaaaaaaagaaaagggcagGATGGGGAGTAAAGTATGCTAATATATTTTAATCGAGCAGGACTCGTGACAATAATTTACTGTATGGTGTAATGCTGCATAGAGTTCTCACAGATATTTGTGTCTATGCATAAACTGCTCTGTTTTGTAGGTGTAGCGAAGCTGGAGATCATTACATAATTTTGATAATGCTGATCTGGTATACGCTGTCCTCACAAATGGACCTAGGAATATAGCTCTTGTTTCAGTGCTCTGCAAAATGCCTGACATTAAATTGTTGTTGAGTGGTGGAGCTGGGGCTACTTTCAGAGAAGATGGTGTGTCAATAGTTAAGTGTGAAACATAAAGTTTTCACTGAAGTACAGTAGGCAGAGGAGACCGTAGCGTAGCAGTTGGTGACATCAGTCATTTCTTCATAATTTACAAATAAGATCCTACAAACTTAAGAAAGTCTACCTGAAAAATATACTTGAATGAGAATGGTTCTTCAGAGGTATGTAATTTATTAGCCTTCAAAATAGGCACCTGCTTGGTGgctaaattaaaatttaattttgctctaGAACATAATATAGTGGAAACTGAAATACTGCTGGTCTTGCATCCAAAAAGAATGGGAGTGAAGTATCCATATAATGTTAGCCTGGTTATAGAGCGGCTCTGGTCTTCAGGCTGTGCAGATTGTTTACTTCCTTGTGTGTTACAAGAATAGtttaatgtttgcatttttaataaaagttttttaACAGCCAATGTGCTGAATTTGATTTGCAGTTTTGTAATTAGACTaaactttcctttttgtgtttttgatCTTGCTAGGTTGGCAGCCTCGGTGGTTTGTTTTAGACAATGGGATATTGTCATACTATGATTCACAGGATGATGTTTGCAAAGGCAGCAAAGGAAGTATAAAGATGGCTGTGTGTGAAATAAAAGGTAAGAATTAATAGATTTCTGCTTGAGGAAATTTTAGCTGTCAGGGAGACAGAAAAGATCACCCAACAGACATTTTGCATCACaagtttttcctcctctgtttttGTTTATCTATAGTCCAGTGTGACTGCTTCACAAATAATAATGAATGTGAATTATGAAGTGggtggcaaagaaaaaaatgtttttgacagagctctgctttgagATTTAGAACCCACaatatattcatttttgttttaaatagttGTGTGCAACGTGGCTTACTCTTGAAGTTGTCTTGTCTAGTTATTTAGTTCTCCCGCTTTTCCCTCTTAGGACCAGGGATAAGAGACTGAATTATGAATGGTAgtttttcagagaagcagcagcagttaccCAAAAGTGGAGGTTCTCATAAACCAGAAATGTTTagccttttgctttcctgagtcattttttacttttgtcaCTGTTAGCAGATGCCCCTGTGTTTGGGTGATGGGTGTATTAGAGTTAGTAAGTGAACTGTTTGTGTCAGACTGAGTTCAGCCTTTGTGGGTCAGCCTTCTTGGCTAGTAGCAAGGCATTGTCTAACTCTGCATGGCTCTCAACGCTTGACCTCTTTCCAGACACCCACAGATGACTGGGCTTGTGATATGGGTACTTGCATATTAAAAAGTGAGACTTCTTATTTTACATGGGCCACCATGTGTTTTTCCTGTGGTATCTCCTATTTGTTAGTTTCCTTGATGTAGATGAAATCAGTGATGTGGAGGATCCACTTTTTGGCCATTCCAGTTGTTCATTTTGCTTGTCATCTTGTTCTTTTGGTGAAGGCAAGATAGTAGCTGAAGTCTGGATTTGGTACAGTTTCCTGCATCCATGGCTGTTGGGGAGTAGGTCTGAAGGAACTGTGGTTGATAAGATGAAACTCAGCAGAGTATTCAGTTAAAGATGTAGTATTGAGAATAATAGACTGTAAACAAAGTCCACGTTGGTTCTTGGTTGACTTTGCAACTTTGTGAAGCCAGATTTTGTCTAGAAAGGGAGATTATTTCAGTTCTTATCTTATTCCTCCATAAATAACTTGTCCTTGCAACAGACCTCTTCAGTTTGCCACGTTTAGACCAGGTTTGGAATACAACAGTTACTACAGATCCATACGCCATGTGTTGTTAATGCAGAAAGGGGACCCCGTTATACTCGAGTCTGGCTGCTGTTCGGCATCTTGTGTTCCTACCTGTTGTCTTGAAGGCCTGCTGAGGAgaagggctgagcagcaggttGAGTAACCCAAAATCACAATGTGATTATTATTACGGGATTGtaataaacatttcaaaatactttgatCAGTACTTAATAAATAGTTGTTACTGAGTTgaggttggttttgtttgtgtggttgtttttgtttttttttttcaaaattgtttttttcctctctatcATAAGTTCATGCAACAGACAACACAAGAATGGAGCTAATCATCCCAGGGGAACAGCATTTCTATATGAAAGCAGTTAATGCAGCTGAAAGGCAAAGGTGGCTGGTAGCACTGGGGAGTGCAAAAGCATGTTTAGCAGAtaccagaacaaaaaaagaaaaaggtatgtGTGTTACCTAAAGCATATACAATCGTACCACTTTTTcaaatgcttgttttcagaTAATGATAGTGTATAGATATTGTGGGAGAAAGTCAGTATTAttgtctttaaatataaattgtaATTATTTCTAGTCATCTATATGGTAAATTCCCCCTTGATGTTTGGATTAGAGGTTGCCTCCATTGACCTCTTCTATAGCTGAAATACCACCAGCTTGTTGTTACAAGAACAAACATACGATTCATAGCCGTTGTGAAGCCATTTCATTTCTGCTGGTTTGATTCTTTATAATTACTATTGTGTTTTCCATAATTTTTCTTGGCTGGCTTAATGTAACTATTTCCAGCCACTCATGTGGGTGTAAATTTCATCCACTAAACTTTTTCTACCTTACATTGCAGCTAAGAAAGATTTCAACTTTATCTTTTGTAGTAATATGCCTCTTTCTTAACGGTCATTAAATTAGTGTCAGTTATCCAAAGGTACAGACTATTGCCTGCCTCAAGTACAGTTCTTGACTCATTGTAGAATGCAATTTTCCTCAAAATTAAGTGAAAGTTTAAGCGAATTTTTGAACTGCTAACtaaattaaaagggaaagtgcttaaaaattaaaatgtgtacCTACATTGTATGCAATAAATTTatacttcctttattttttatagaaataagtGAGACCAGTGAATctcttaaaaccaaaatgtcCGAACTTCGTCTCTACTGTGATCTTTTAATGCAGCAAGTTCATACAATACAAGAATTTGTTCACCATGATGAGACTCGCTCTTCTCCCAGCATTGAGGTACAGTACTTCTAGAATGCCATTGGAGAACCTAATTATATAACAGACCTCAAATTTCTGTTGACATTTTATGGCTTTTTAATCTCCCTAACGTTGGGAGATTTAACCTAAGGTCAATTTTTGAGTGCTTGTGTGTGTATAATACTAACTGAATATATGTGCATAAAGTACCTGGATGACTTAAATGTAATTGTAACATGCATTAGGAAGCAATTGAGTCATTTGGTTAAAAGGCCAGAAGAGCTGCTGTATGAGTTGGGCAATAATTTGTCATGTTTTGCATCTCCGTTATGGGCAAAGTAGTTGAAACAATCTTGTTTGTCCATTCTTCTCGTCCTTGTGTTAGGAGGGTTTGCCGATTTGTTAGCAGTGAAAGCTGGTGTTACAGGTATTGGAAACCTGCAGTGTAGCTAATCTGTCTGAATATGCACAAGTAACATCATGCTAGTATTTCTGCTTTCGAATGAAAATTAGTACTGGAAATTATGAATGGCTTCATACTTTACACTCTTGAGCAGCGTGTGGACAATATAGTTGTCCACCATAGGGCAAAGCGAGGGGCTGATGGTATTGCAACAAAGCAAATTGTTTACAGCAAGGTGAAACTGACCTGCAGGCTCCTTCCACTGGAGTGATAAAGCTGTTGGTGCATTCTGCTGCAATTCATTTGTTTCACTGAATGATCTTCTGACACTAGTTAGTCACTCACACAAGCTTTGCAGTAAAAAGTTACAGCATTGTTGGCTGATACCCTAAACAAATTCAGATGCCAGAAAGAAGTTACCATGCTGTCATGTTACTTGCTTAAATTATCCTCATTGGAAAATGTACATTTGCTTaaataaaatgggaaatggaagctCTTTTTGGTAATGAGGGAAATTGTGTGGGCGTGGTGGTGGGGAGAGTTGTATTTgcatcttttaatattttttttttcttgcttatgcttgtgctttcatttattttcagaacatgCATGAAGCCTCTTCCTTGCTTAGCGCCACATGCAATACATTTATCACAACACTTGAAGAATGTGTGAAGATTGCTAATGCCAAGTTTAAGCCAGAAATGTTCCAGCTGCCTCACCCTGATCCCCTGGTTTCTCCTGTGTCACCATCACCTGTCCAAATGGTTTagacattttgaaatactatttttttcttaagtctcATATTGTTGGTTGAATGAGGGGAAAGAATGGCTGATGACTATGCTATTGCTATGTGCTATGATGTCAGCAGTTGAAATCTTGACTCTGTTATGATCCGTACTGGTCCTAAATATAAATCAATAATTTTCCATTCCCAGTCTTTGTTTGCTAGCCTTTACAGAATCagtcttttattttacatatcaAGACCCTGTAATGAGGTAACTTGCAAATGAATGAGGTTTAACTTTTCCTCAGttcaactgtttcttttttttttacatctctaTCACCAGTTTACTTACAAAGCCGATCATTATTGATATAAATTAATAACTTTCTTGGATATGCATAGAGATTTGACAGTGATAATCAGGAGAACCACAAGGAATCAAGAGGCAGGATTTGACTTTAGTGGGTGATGGAGAATTTAAGCTGGCATTTGGTAGAGGAAACATGTCTTGATATTTCTGCATATCTTAGCAGTTAAAAATGGCTGTATGAATAACTTTGGAGCAAAAGAGAGTGAATTCCATAGAAACTAGGTAGTATTTTGTTGTAGAAAACTACTTCCTGtgtgaatgttttaaaacttcGAATGTTGATGGCAGTCCATCTGTTTTCATATAgttaaattagatttttaactAAGAATGgttgcttttaattaaacaagaaaagtttGTGCTGTATTGTAAAGActgtaaataaagtaaaaattaatttaggcATGCATATTATTCTTATAAGTAGGTTGTGAcatttttggtgtggtttgttgtttggattttttttttttccctagatgAAACGTTCC
It includes:
- the FKBP7 gene encoding peptidyl-prolyl cis-trans isomerase FKBP7, with protein sequence MAPALPLLLLPLALLAAPARAEGGAAAAAEEVKIEVLHLPEACSPKSKKGDLLNAHYDGFLASDGSKFYCSRTQNEGHPKWFVLGVGQVIKGLDIAMMSMCPGEKRKVIIPPSLAYGQQGYAQGKIPPNATLIFEIELYAVNKGPRSVEAFNQIDKDSDRKLSELEISQYLKEEFARDGKRRHPSVHDEILADIFKKNDHDGDGFISAKEYNVYQHDEL
- the PLEKHA3 gene encoding pleckstrin homology domain-containing family A member 3 isoform X2, translating into MEGVLYKWTNYLAGWQPRWFVLDNGILSYYDSQDDVCKGSKGSIKMAVCEIKVHATDNTRMELIIPGEQHFYMKAVNAAERQRWLVALGSAKACLADTRTKKEKEISETSESLKTKMSELRLYCDLLMQQVHTIQEFVHHDETRSSPSIENMHEASSLLSATCNTFITTLEECVKIANAKFKPEMFQLPHPDPLVSPVSPSPVQMMKRSISHPGPCYSERNNHSVKEPISSLHRFSQWRRRTYSDTEFYSDTPFEDSQRSAHCSRSAVNGDLVSSTIPEENRSVSNERSELEETLSSFSS
- the PLEKHA3 gene encoding pleckstrin homology domain-containing family A member 3 isoform X3; the encoded protein is MGRWCCPGWQPRWFVLDNGILSYYDSQDDVCKGSKGSIKMAVCEIKVHATDNTRMELIIPGEQHFYMKAVNAAERQRWLVALGSAKACLADTRTKKEKEISETSESLKTKMSELRLYCDLLMQQVHTIQEFVHHDETRSSPSIENMHEASSLLSATCNTFITTLEECVKIANAKFKPEMFQLPHPDPLVSPVSPSPVQMMKRSISHPGPCYSERNNHSVKEPISSLHRFSQWRRRTYSDTEFYSDTPFEDSQRSAHCSRSAVNGDLVSSTIPEENRSVSNERSELEETLSSFSS
- the PLEKHA3 gene encoding pleckstrin homology domain-containing family A member 3 isoform X1, whose amino-acid sequence is MVLSRVEIVTYVTRNVTVAEGKKVTGWQPRWFVLDNGILSYYDSQDDVCKGSKGSIKMAVCEIKVHATDNTRMELIIPGEQHFYMKAVNAAERQRWLVALGSAKACLADTRTKKEKEISETSESLKTKMSELRLYCDLLMQQVHTIQEFVHHDETRSSPSIENMHEASSLLSATCNTFITTLEECVKIANAKFKPEMFQLPHPDPLVSPVSPSPVQMMKRSISHPGPCYSERNNHSVKEPISSLHRFSQWRRRTYSDTEFYSDTPFEDSQRSAHCSRSAVNGDLVSSTIPEENRSVSNERSELEETLSSFSS